The proteins below are encoded in one region of Conger conger chromosome 17, fConCon1.1, whole genome shotgun sequence:
- the LOC133116653 gene encoding histamine N-methyltransferase-like isoform X2 — protein MGYCLTYWPGELDLQMLSQLQLKHPGLKVDNEVVEPSDEMLYNYKVLVSKTPNLEHVNFKWNKMTASEFENHWQEKNLTKKMDFIHMIQMLYYVADPHATVSFFRSLLNENGKLIIILVSDKSGWGKLWKMYKADLCKGDTSQCVTTGDIKSFLDADGIKYKNYLLPSQMDITECFREGDERGELLLDFLTEVVDFTRSAPPDLRAGVMDLLRHPDCSAEADGKIVFNNTLEVLVLDA, from the exons ATGGGGTACTGCCTGACATACTGgccag gCGAGCTAGACCTGCAGATGTTGTCTCAGCTGCAGTTGAAACACCCCGGGCTGAAGGTAGATAATGAGGTGGTGGAGCCCAGTGATGAGATGCTGTACAACTACAAGG TGTTAGTGTCAAAGACTCCAAATCTTGAGCATGTTAACTTCAAGTGGAATAAGATGACTGCATCTGAATTCGAAAATCACTGGCAGGAGAAAAACCTCACAAAAAAGATGGACTTTATCCACATGATTCAG ATGCTGTACTATGTTGCCGATCCTCATGCCACTGTGTCATTCTTCCGCAGTCTCTTAAATGAGAATGGGAAACTAATCATCATACTCGTCAGTG ATAAAAGTGGGTGGGGAAAGCTGTGGAAGATGTACAAGGCTGACCTGTGCAAAGGGGACACGAGCCAGTGTGTGACTACAGGGGACATCAAGAGCTTTCTTGACGCCGACGGGATCAAATACAAAAACTACCTGCTCCCGTCTCAGATGGACATTACAGAGTGCttcagagagggggatgaaCGAGGAGAGCTCTTACTGGACTTTCTGACAGAGGTGGTGGACTTCACCAGATCGGCGCCCCCGGACCTGAGGGCAGGAGTGATGGACCTCCTCCGCCACCCCGACTGCAGTGCTGAGGCGGACGGGAAGATTGTTTTTAACAACACACTGGAGGTTTTAGTTCTAGATGCTTAA
- the LOC133116653 gene encoding histamine N-methyltransferase-like isoform X1 translates to MAYAFKCLADDNNRYLKSFRLFLERSSEHQCMLDFIHGVLPDILASIGGGRSSLKILGVGSGAGELDLQMLSQLQLKHPGLKVDNEVVEPSDEMLYNYKVLVSKTPNLEHVNFKWNKMTASEFENHWQEKNLTKKMDFIHMIQMLYYVADPHATVSFFRSLLNENGKLIIILVSDKSGWGKLWKMYKADLCKGDTSQCVTTGDIKSFLDADGIKYKNYLLPSQMDITECFREGDERGELLLDFLTEVVDFTRSAPPDLRAGVMDLLRHPDCSAEADGKIVFNNTLEVLVLDA, encoded by the exons ATGGCATATGCATTCAAGTGTCTTGCAGACGATAACAACAGATACTTGAAGTCATTCCGGCTGTTCCTGGAGCGCTCATCAGAACACCAATGCATGCTTGACTTCATCCATGGGGTACTGCCTGACATACTGgccag CATTGGAGGGGGTAGATCCAGTCTCAAAATTTTGGGAGTTGGGAGTGGTGCAG gCGAGCTAGACCTGCAGATGTTGTCTCAGCTGCAGTTGAAACACCCCGGGCTGAAGGTAGATAATGAGGTGGTGGAGCCCAGTGATGAGATGCTGTACAACTACAAGG TGTTAGTGTCAAAGACTCCAAATCTTGAGCATGTTAACTTCAAGTGGAATAAGATGACTGCATCTGAATTCGAAAATCACTGGCAGGAGAAAAACCTCACAAAAAAGATGGACTTTATCCACATGATTCAG ATGCTGTACTATGTTGCCGATCCTCATGCCACTGTGTCATTCTTCCGCAGTCTCTTAAATGAGAATGGGAAACTAATCATCATACTCGTCAGTG ATAAAAGTGGGTGGGGAAAGCTGTGGAAGATGTACAAGGCTGACCTGTGCAAAGGGGACACGAGCCAGTGTGTGACTACAGGGGACATCAAGAGCTTTCTTGACGCCGACGGGATCAAATACAAAAACTACCTGCTCCCGTCTCAGATGGACATTACAGAGTGCttcagagagggggatgaaCGAGGAGAGCTCTTACTGGACTTTCTGACAGAGGTGGTGGACTTCACCAGATCGGCGCCCCCGGACCTGAGGGCAGGAGTGATGGACCTCCTCCGCCACCCCGACTGCAGTGCTGAGGCGGACGGGAAGATTGTTTTTAACAACACACTGGAGGTTTTAGTTCTAGATGCTTAA
- the LOC133116654 gene encoding histamine N-methyltransferase-like: MAYVFKCLADDNNRYLKSFRLFLERSSEHQCMLDFIHGVLPDILASIGGGRSSLNILGVGSGAGEIDLQMLSQLQLKHPGLKVDNEVVEPSDEMLYNYKVLVSKTPNLEHVNFKWNKMTASEFENHWQEKNLTKKMDFIHMIEMLYFVADPHATVSFFRSLLNDNGKLIIILASDKSGWGKLWKMYKADLCKGDTSYCVTTGDFKSFLDADGIKYKTYLLPSQMDITECFREGDERGELLLDFLTGLVDFTRSAPPDLRAGVMDLLRHPDCSAEADGKIVFNNTLEVLVLDA, translated from the exons ATGGCATATGTATTCAAGTGTCTTGCAGACGATAACAACAGATACTTGAAGTCATTCCGGCTGTTCCTGGAGCGCTCATCAGAACACCAATGTATGCTTGACTTCATCCATGGGGTACTGCCTGACATACTGgccag CATTGGAGGGGGGAGATCCAGTCTCAACATTTTGGGAGTTGGGAGTGGTGCAG gaGAGATAGACCTGCAGATGTTGTCTCAGCTGCAGTTGAAACACCCCGGGCTGAAGGTAGACAATGAGGTGGTGGAGCCCAGTGATGAGATGCTGTACAACTACAAGG TGTTAGTGTCAAAGACTCCAAATCTTGAGCATGTTAACTTCAAGTGGAATAAGATGACTGCATCTGAATTCGAAAATCACTGGCAGGAGAAAAACCTCACAAAAAAGATGGACTTCATCCACATGATTGAG ATGCTGTACTTTGTTGCCGATCCTCATGCCACTGTGTCATTCTTCCGCAGTCTCTTAAATGATAATGGGAAACTAATCATCATACTCGCCAGTG ATAAAAGTGGGTGGGGAAAGCTGTGGAAGATGTACAAGGCTGACCTGTGCAAAGGGGACACAAGCTATTGTGTGACTACAGGGGACTTCAAGAGCTTTCTCGACGCCGACGGGATCAAATACAAAACCTACCTGCTCCCGTCTCAGATGGACATTACAGAGTGCttcagagagggggatgaaCGAGGAGAGCTCTTACTGGACTTTCTGACAGGGCTGGTGGACTTCACCAGATCGGCGCCCCCGGACCTGAGGGCAGGAGTGATGGACCTCCTCCGCCACCCCGACTGCAGTGCTGAGGCGGACGGGAAGATTGTTTTTAACAACACACTGGAGGTTTTAGTTCTAGATGCTTAA